The following coding sequences lie in one Sphingopyxis macrogoltabida genomic window:
- a CDS encoding Crp/Fnr family transcriptional regulator, producing the protein MATAHVAAKPVASPTQPSYSVEVKQLSFDMYQWMGSEAQAAFERAATRIERPAGSLIYAEGDAGDTMFRIVRGAVRLTVLRDDGRELLFQIYHQGGCFGTSSVIDGGQRPQTAEAYEDCELQVVTKAQIDGLRADHPDLGDAMLRLLSMNMRLLISYFAGSNLDGIVAWLAQRLEEAARAFGRETEDGVLLTQPLSQSEFAAMVGTSRQTVNKALTELRTRGLVINHGRYLLIKDIDQLRRFGEQGLGPG; encoded by the coding sequence ATGGCAACGGCTCATGTCGCGGCCAAGCCTGTTGCGTCCCCTACGCAGCCGTCTTACTCCGTCGAGGTGAAACAGCTCAGCTTCGACATGTACCAATGGATGGGTTCCGAAGCGCAGGCGGCCTTCGAGCGCGCGGCAACGCGGATCGAGCGTCCGGCGGGCTCGCTCATCTACGCCGAGGGCGACGCCGGCGATACGATGTTCCGGATTGTCCGCGGGGCGGTGCGTCTGACTGTTCTGCGCGATGACGGACGCGAGCTGCTCTTCCAGATTTACCACCAGGGCGGGTGTTTCGGCACGAGCAGCGTGATCGATGGCGGGCAGCGACCGCAGACCGCCGAGGCCTATGAGGACTGCGAACTTCAGGTCGTTACCAAAGCACAGATCGACGGCCTGCGCGCGGATCATCCCGATCTGGGCGACGCAATGCTTCGCCTGCTCAGTATGAATATGCGCCTGCTTATTTCCTATTTTGCCGGCTCCAATCTCGACGGCATCGTCGCCTGGCTAGCCCAGCGGCTCGAAGAGGCCGCGCGTGCCTTCGGACGCGAGACCGAAGATGGCGTCCTCCTGACCCAGCCGCTGTCCCAGTCCGAGTTCGCCGCGATGGTCGGCACCTCGCGCCAGACCGTCAACAAGGCGTTGACCGAACTTCGTACGCGCGGCCTGGTCATCAATCATGGCCGCTACCTGCTCATCAAGGACATCGATCAGCTTCGCCGTTTCGGCGAACAAGGTCTCGGCCCTGGCTGA